In a single window of the Aminomonas paucivorans DSM 12260 genome:
- the argS gene encoding arginine--tRNA ligase — protein MEDMREALQKKVEAVLASLAQEKGTALPEGFRVLLERPRRSGQGDWACNAAMQLAKTFSLSPRDLATQLAERLGKDDLLAGAEVAGPGFLNLTLSPVWVKELVGRILDQKEDYGRVDVGRGRKVQVEFVSANPTGPLHMGHGRGAAVGDIAASVLAFAGWKVEREYYINDAGLQMELLGRSARSRYFELLGRGDEAPLPEDGYHGEYMTDLARQILEEEGPGWADLPEEEALPRFSDATAKRVLDWIRRDLEAFGVVFDVWFSEKSLYQDDQVQRAIEALKGRGYAYDADGAVWFRSTAFGDDKDRVMIRSNGAPTYFTSDVVYHKNKYDRGFDLVVNVWGADHHGYIPRMKSAVSAMGRDPEDLQVMLIQLVNLLRGGEPVSMSKRAGTFITLQDVMDEVGVDATRFFFVMRRCDSHLDFDLELAKKSSSDNPVFYVQYAHARICSILRETEARGLPSPTPEDLDPNLLSTPEELALATVLARFPEEIRKAAEGLEPHRVAYYAQELAEAFHGFYNAARILGVEEPLRKARMLLLEATRITLVNALRLLGVRAPERM, from the coding sequence ATGGAAGACATGCGCGAGGCGCTGCAGAAGAAGGTGGAGGCCGTCCTGGCCTCCCTGGCCCAGGAGAAGGGAACCGCCCTTCCCGAAGGGTTCCGGGTGCTCCTGGAGCGTCCCCGACGAAGCGGGCAGGGGGACTGGGCCTGCAACGCCGCCATGCAGCTTGCGAAGACCTTTTCCCTGTCCCCTCGGGACCTGGCGACCCAGCTGGCGGAACGCCTGGGGAAGGACGACCTCCTGGCAGGAGCGGAGGTGGCGGGTCCCGGGTTCCTGAACCTCACCCTTTCCCCGGTCTGGGTGAAGGAGCTGGTGGGGCGCATCCTGGACCAGAAGGAGGACTACGGCCGGGTGGACGTGGGCCGGGGCCGGAAGGTGCAGGTGGAGTTCGTCAGCGCCAACCCCACGGGGCCTCTGCACATGGGCCATGGCCGGGGGGCCGCGGTGGGGGACATCGCCGCCTCCGTCCTGGCCTTCGCGGGGTGGAAGGTGGAGCGGGAATACTACATCAACGACGCGGGGCTCCAGATGGAACTTCTGGGCCGCTCCGCCCGGAGCCGCTACTTCGAACTGCTGGGCAGGGGAGACGAGGCGCCCCTGCCGGAGGACGGCTACCACGGGGAGTACATGACGGACCTGGCGCGGCAGATCCTGGAGGAAGAGGGGCCCGGCTGGGCGGACCTGCCGGAGGAGGAGGCCCTGCCTCGGTTCTCCGACGCCACGGCCAAGCGGGTTCTGGACTGGATCCGCCGGGACCTGGAGGCCTTCGGGGTGGTCTTCGACGTGTGGTTCTCCGAGAAGAGCCTCTACCAGGACGATCAGGTCCAGCGAGCCATCGAGGCTCTGAAGGGACGGGGCTACGCCTACGACGCCGACGGGGCGGTGTGGTTCCGCTCCACCGCCTTCGGGGACGACAAGGACCGGGTGATGATCCGGTCCAACGGGGCCCCCACCTACTTCACCTCCGACGTGGTGTACCACAAGAACAAGTACGACCGGGGCTTTGACCTGGTGGTGAACGTCTGGGGGGCGGACCACCACGGTTACATCCCCCGGATGAAGTCCGCCGTGTCCGCCATGGGGCGGGATCCGGAGGACCTCCAGGTGATGCTCATCCAGCTGGTGAACCTGCTCCGGGGGGGCGAGCCCGTGTCCATGTCCAAGAGGGCGGGAACCTTCATCACCCTCCAGGACGTGATGGACGAGGTGGGGGTGGACGCCACCCGGTTCTTCTTCGTCATGCGGCGCTGCGACAGCCACCTGGACTTCGACCTGGAGCTGGCGAAGAAGTCCTCCTCCGACAACCCGGTGTTCTACGTCCAGTATGCCCACGCCCGGATCTGCAGCATCCTCCGGGAGACCGAGGCCCGAGGTTTGCCCTCCCCGACGCCGGAGGACCTGGACCCGAACCTCCTGTCCACCCCGGAGGAGCTGGCCCTGGCCACGGTGCTGGCGCGCTTCCCCGAGGAGATCCGCAAGGCTGCGGAGGGCCTGGAGCCCCACCGGGTGGCCTACTACGCCCAGGAGCTGGCGGAGGCCTTCCACGGCTTCTACAACGCCGCCCGCATCCTGGGGGTGGAGGAACCTCTCCGCAAGGCCCGGATGCTCCTCCTGGAGGCGACCCGCATCACCCTGGTGAACGCCCTGCGCCTGCTGGGTGTCCGGGCTCCCGAGAGGATGTGA
- the rpsF gene encoding 30S ribosomal protein S6 translates to MRPYELVTILTADLEDPKTVAEEYVEVLRGLGAEVEKFDLWGKRRLAYPIAKQNEGVYVLYTFKHDPAQIREMERVLSLKPQILRHLVISRDEK, encoded by the coding sequence GTGCGACCTTACGAGTTGGTGACCATCCTCACGGCGGATCTGGAAGATCCGAAGACCGTGGCGGAGGAGTATGTGGAGGTGCTGCGCGGCTTGGGGGCGGAGGTCGAGAAGTTCGATCTCTGGGGCAAGCGTCGTCTTGCCTACCCCATCGCGAAGCAGAACGAAGGCGTCTACGTGTTGTACACCTTCAAACACGATCCGGCCCAGATTCGGGAGATGGAGCGGGTCTTGAGCCTGAAGCCCCAGATCCTGCGGCATCTGGTGATCAGCCGGGACGAGAAGTAG
- a CDS encoding single-stranded DNA-binding protein gives MSRGFNKVILMGNLAKDPDVRYTPSKQKVARITVAVGRQWKSKTGEIQNHTDFIQVVAWSFSADICEKYLRKGRPVLVEGRLSVRDFDDARTGQHRWVTEVVADSLTLLPGGKRDEEGEPFRASAPSYGAPRAAAPQEDLGSLRDEKGFGDEFPLDFSEIPDEGTPGDVDIPF, from the coding sequence GTGTCCCGTGGGTTCAACAAGGTCATCCTGATGGGCAACCTGGCCAAGGACCCGGACGTGCGCTATACCCCCAGCAAGCAGAAGGTGGCCCGCATCACCGTGGCGGTGGGCCGCCAGTGGAAGAGCAAGACCGGGGAGATCCAGAACCACACCGACTTCATCCAGGTGGTGGCCTGGTCCTTCAGCGCGGACATCTGCGAGAAGTACCTGCGCAAGGGCCGTCCGGTCCTGGTGGAGGGTCGCCTGTCCGTGCGGGACTTCGACGACGCCCGGACGGGGCAGCATCGTTGGGTCACGGAAGTGGTGGCCGACTCCCTCACCCTGCTTCCCGGAGGGAAGCGGGACGAGGAGGGGGAACCCTTCCGCGCCTCCGCCCCTTCCTACGGAGCGCCCCGGGCTGCGGCGCCCCAGGAGGACCTGGGAAGCCTTCGGGATGAGAAGGGCTTCGGCGACGAATTTCCCTTGGATTTCTCCGAAATCCCCGACGAGGGAACTCCCGGGGACGTGGACATCCCCTTCTAG
- the rpsR gene encoding 30S ribosomal protein S18 yields MENQYNNRKRRKRRPKVCHFCVDKVQRVDYKEFEKLRKYVTERGKIVPRRVTGTCAKHQRQLTRAIKRARILALLPFTAD; encoded by the coding sequence GTGGAAAACCAATACAACAACCGGAAGCGCCGGAAGCGGCGGCCGAAGGTATGCCATTTCTGCGTGGACAAGGTGCAGCGGGTGGACTACAAGGAGTTCGAGAAGCTCCGCAAGTACGTCACCGAGCGGGGCAAGATCGTTCCCCGTCGCGTGACCGGGACCTGCGCCAAGCACCAGCGGCAGCTCACCCGGGCCATCAAGCGGGCTCGCATCCTGGCTCTGCTTCCCTTCACCGCCGATTAG
- a CDS encoding YybS family protein, with amino-acid sequence MTPTRSLVESALLVALAVVFFLASNFLPVVGLGIALLCPAPLVVLGLRQNLRTAVLGMGVATLLVAALMGLPGALFFSLGFGVLGVGLGYLARKQNRAVDILLYGVLVSLGSKLLLILLATKLTGVNPFSLDAETMQRMTEKVFAFYAAHGMGGAGMEAMKEQMTATLKMMPLLFPALLTMASALDCWLSYVVTAAVVRRLGKVELPPLPSFGQWRFPKSVFWALLVSFLLALLGTRPDAPRVFLQTGVNLRLVVQMLFFLQGSAVVWGLLEARGWRIAGRMTVFILGMLIPLLSHGALLLGIVDMWWDLRSRFGRREA; translated from the coding sequence ATGACCCCAACCCGTTCCCTCGTCGAGTCGGCCCTGCTGGTGGCCCTGGCGGTGGTGTTCTTCCTGGCCAGCAACTTCCTGCCCGTGGTGGGACTGGGGATCGCCCTTCTCTGCCCTGCCCCCCTGGTGGTGCTGGGGCTGCGGCAGAACCTGCGCACCGCCGTCTTGGGCATGGGGGTGGCCACCCTCCTGGTGGCGGCCCTCATGGGGCTTCCCGGGGCTCTCTTCTTCTCCCTGGGCTTCGGCGTCCTGGGGGTGGGGCTGGGCTACCTGGCCCGCAAGCAGAACCGGGCGGTGGACATCCTCCTCTACGGGGTTCTGGTCTCCCTGGGAAGCAAGCTGCTGCTGATCCTCCTGGCCACCAAACTCACGGGGGTGAACCCCTTCTCCCTGGACGCGGAGACCATGCAGCGCATGACCGAAAAGGTCTTCGCCTTCTACGCCGCCCACGGCATGGGGGGCGCGGGGATGGAGGCCATGAAGGAACAGATGACCGCCACCCTGAAGATGATGCCCCTGCTCTTCCCGGCGCTTCTCACCATGGCCTCCGCCCTGGACTGCTGGCTCTCCTACGTGGTCACGGCCGCGGTGGTGCGGCGGCTGGGGAAGGTGGAGCTGCCGCCCCTGCCCTCCTTCGGGCAGTGGCGGTTTCCCAAAAGCGTGTTCTGGGCTCTCCTGGTATCCTTTCTCTTGGCCCTCCTGGGAACCCGGCCCGATGCCCCCCGGGTCTTTCTCCAGACGGGGGTGAACCTGCGCCTGGTGGTGCAGATGCTCTTCTTCCTTCAGGGAAGCGCGGTGGTTTGGGGGCTTCTGGAGGCACGGGGCTGGCGCATCGCCGGCCGCATGACGGTTTTCATCCTCGGGATGCTGATCCCCCTGCTTTCTCACGGTGCCCTGCTTCTTGGCATCGTGGACATGTGGTGGGACCTGCGGTCCCGTTTCGGGAGGCGGGAAGCGTGA
- the rplI gene encoding 50S ribosomal protein L9 — protein sequence MKVILKQDVSKLGKKGDLLEVSDGYARNFLFPRGLADEATGGKVRALEDHRKAAQVKEDRLAAQAREQAKALGGKRVALSVNAGEGGRLFGSVTNQQVADAVAAQLGVKVDKREIRLEAVKQVGVYPLKIRLHPGVEAELTVSVEAQA from the coding sequence GTGAAGGTCATTCTGAAACAGGACGTGAGCAAGCTGGGCAAGAAGGGGGACCTCCTGGAGGTCTCCGACGGGTACGCCAGGAACTTCCTCTTCCCTCGCGGGCTGGCGGACGAGGCCACGGGGGGCAAGGTGCGGGCCCTGGAGGATCACCGCAAGGCCGCCCAGGTGAAGGAGGACCGCTTGGCCGCCCAGGCCCGGGAACAGGCCAAGGCACTGGGAGGCAAGCGGGTGGCCCTCTCGGTCAACGCGGGGGAGGGGGGACGCCTCTTCGGAAGCGTCACGAACCAGCAGGTGGCCGACGCGGTGGCCGCCCAGCTGGGGGTGAAGGTGGACAAACGGGAGATCCGCCTGGAGGCGGTGAAGCAGGTGGGAGTCTACCCCCTGAAGATCCGCCTGCACCCGGGGGTGGAAGCGGAGCTGACGGTGAGCGTGGAGGCTCAGGCTTGA
- the dnaB gene encoding replicative DNA helicase gives MTDPSFDRVPPHNLEAERAVLGACLLDRDALLAVTDLLSPGDFYDQRHRMAYELVQEMARKDRAVDALTFWDEGERKGLLERLGGQPFIAGLVDAVTTTANAEHHARLVRDKAVHRRLIQVGAEIARLGYAEERDREETLDEAERLVFDIAGSGSTSTVRPLRQVLGVTFREIEERFHQGALVTGVPTGYDDFDRLTGGLQPGSLNILAARPSMGKTALALNIAQNAAVRGGLPVLVFSLEMGAEQLAQRLLGSEAKVNIHDLRTGRFHESAWENLAAAAGTLSEAPLFIDDSSLLSTLELRARCRRFLAQQGSLGLVVVDYLQLMSLSQRVDSKQQEVAEISKSLKGVAREFRVPVLALSQLSRAVELRNDKRPQLSDLRDSGAIEQDADLVVLLYRPGYYEREQGEANPQAEAIVAKHRNGPTGKVDLIFLREYARFEGMERRYAGVS, from the coding sequence TTGACCGACCCCTCCTTCGACCGGGTTCCCCCTCACAACCTGGAGGCGGAGCGGGCCGTCCTGGGGGCGTGTCTGCTGGATCGGGACGCCCTGCTGGCGGTGACGGACCTCCTCTCGCCGGGGGACTTCTACGACCAGCGACACCGCATGGCCTACGAGCTGGTGCAGGAGATGGCCCGGAAGGACCGGGCGGTGGACGCCCTTACCTTCTGGGACGAGGGGGAACGCAAGGGGCTCCTGGAGCGCCTGGGGGGGCAGCCCTTCATCGCCGGGCTGGTGGACGCGGTGACCACCACCGCCAACGCGGAGCACCACGCCCGACTGGTGCGGGACAAGGCGGTGCACCGTCGCCTCATCCAGGTGGGGGCGGAGATCGCCCGGCTGGGCTACGCGGAGGAGCGGGACCGGGAGGAGACCCTGGACGAGGCGGAGCGTCTGGTCTTCGACATCGCCGGCAGCGGCTCCACCTCCACCGTCCGTCCCCTGCGCCAGGTCCTGGGAGTCACCTTCCGGGAGATCGAGGAGCGGTTCCACCAGGGTGCCCTGGTCACGGGGGTTCCCACGGGGTACGACGACTTCGACCGCCTCACCGGGGGCCTTCAGCCCGGCAGCCTGAACATCCTGGCGGCCCGCCCCTCCATGGGGAAAACCGCCCTGGCCCTGAACATCGCCCAGAACGCGGCGGTCCGGGGCGGGCTTCCCGTGCTGGTGTTCAGCCTGGAGATGGGGGCGGAACAGCTGGCCCAGCGTCTTCTGGGCTCGGAGGCGAAGGTGAACATCCACGACCTCCGCACCGGCCGGTTCCACGAGAGCGCCTGGGAGAACCTGGCCGCCGCGGCGGGCACCCTGAGCGAGGCGCCCCTGTTCATCGACGACAGTTCCCTCCTCTCCACCCTGGAGCTTCGGGCTCGGTGCCGCCGTTTCCTGGCCCAGCAGGGCAGCCTGGGGTTGGTGGTGGTGGACTACCTCCAGCTCATGAGCCTCTCCCAGAGGGTGGACAGCAAGCAGCAGGAGGTGGCGGAGATCTCCAAGTCCCTCAAGGGGGTGGCCCGGGAGTTCCGGGTCCCCGTGCTGGCTCTGTCGCAGCTCTCCCGGGCGGTGGAACTGCGCAACGACAAGCGCCCTCAGCTCTCGGATCTGCGGGACAGCGGGGCCATCGAACAGGACGCGGACCTGGTGGTGCTGCTGTATCGGCCGGGGTACTACGAGCGGGAGCAGGGAGAGGCGAATCCCCAGGCGGAGGCCATCGTGGCGAAGCACCGTAACGGTCCCACGGGGAAGGTGGACCTGATCTTCCTCCGGGAGTACGCTCGTTTCGAAGGCATGGAACGGAGGTATGCCGGGGTCTCCTAG